Proteins from a genomic interval of Gadus morhua chromosome 19, gadMor3.0, whole genome shotgun sequence:
- the brcc3 gene encoding LOW QUALITY PROTEIN: lys-63-specific deubiquitinase (The sequence of the model RefSeq protein was modified relative to this genomic sequence to represent the inferred CDS: deleted 1 base in 1 codon) gives MAISAVHLEADAFLVCMNHALSTEKEEVMGLCLGEMETDRIVHIHSVIILRRSDKRKDRVEISPEQLSAASTEAERLADLTGKPLLRVVGWYHSHPHITVWPSHVDVRTQAMYQMMDQGFVGLIFSCFIEDKNTKTGRVLYTCFQSTQAQKGAEYERVEVPVHVVPRDSVGKACLESAVELPRILCQEEQDTYRKIHSLSHLDPITKIHNGSVFTKNLCSQMSAVSGPLLQWLEDRLDQNQQNIADLQLEKERLQLELASM, from the exons ATGGCCATCAGCGCGGTCCACCTGGAGGCGGACGCCTTCCTTGTGTGCATGAACCACGCGCTGAGcacggagaaggaggaggtgatgggccTGTGTCTCGGCGAGATGGAGACGGACCGCATCGTCCACATTCACTCCGTCATCATCCTGCGGCGCTCCGACAAGAGGAAGGACAGAGTGGAGATCTCCCCGGAGCAGCTGTCCGCCGCCTCCACCGAGGCAGAGCGGCTGGCGGATCTGACAGGGAAGCCCCTGCTCCGGGTGGTGGGCTGGTACCACTCCCACCCCCACATCACCGTCTGGCCCTCTCACGtggacgtcaggacccaggCCATGTAT CAGATGATGGACCAGGGCTTCGTGGGCCTCATCTTCTCCTGCTTCATCGAGGACAAGAACACCAAGACGGGCCGCGTCCTCTACACCTGCTTCCAGTCCACGCAGGCGCAGAAGGGCGCGGAGTACGAGCGGGTGGAGGTCCCGGTGCACGTCGTGCCCCGGGACTCGGTGGGCAAGGCGTGTCTAGAGTCTGCCGTGGAGTTGCCGCGGATCCTGTGCCAGGAGGAACAGGACACGTACAGGAAGATCCACAGTCTGAGCCACCTGGACCCCATCACGAAGATCCACAACGGCTCTGTGTTCACCAAGAACCTGTGCAGCCAGATGTCCGCCGTCAGCGGGCCCCTGCTGCAGTGGCTGGAGGACCGGCTTGACCAGAACCAGCAGAACATCGCCGACCtgcagctggagaaggagaggctgCAGCTAGAGCTGGCCAGCATGTAG